Proteins encoded together in one Benincasa hispida cultivar B227 chromosome 1, ASM972705v1, whole genome shotgun sequence window:
- the LOC120082565 gene encoding LOW QUALITY PROTEIN: putative E3 ubiquitin-protein ligase RF298 (The sequence of the model RefSeq protein was modified relative to this genomic sequence to represent the inferred CDS: inserted 10 bases in 7 codons; substituted 1 base at 1 genomic stop codon), with product MASMVAKPSCPSTINHGPSSMTVQEKGSRNKRKYRADPPLGDLNKIISSSQDECPSYEFSAEKFEISSSVGQTTGCDLCSISQEFSAGLKLDLGLSNGGSSEVGINWPRGELEVDEYQDADWSDLIEAQLEELVLNNLDTIFKSAIKKIVASGYTEEVAIKAVSRSGICFGCKDTVSNIVDNTLAFLRSGQEIDHSREHYFEDLQQLEKYILAELVCVLREVRPFFSTGDAMWCLLISDMNVSLACAMDSDPCNALVCDGTSNESSSNSIPQLKEDVKSSEMNLPKPVKPISPISCAHGSQSDGSATLGVPSITKLKDPLFSSGPFSEKEVQNSTSDIVEESFSVAGNSQASVSEEKIGSSRKVQSNVTKREYMLRQKSLHVDKNFRTYGPKGSSRAGKLAGLGGLMLDKKLKSVSASTAVNFKNASLKISKAMGIDVAQDNGNHNLSTLDIPSSSLSFNLENINTISPFSKTNVSSSMPAPSSPPALPATNTSSVLPTTDIDLSLSLPAKSNQPSXSINCNAESSTSSCGETMKVLGQXFPRDKKDEMVLNSSAKSSGITKSAHEWTEWXNHKVMQAARRLSKDKAELKTLKQXKEEVERLKKEKQTLEENTMKKLSEMEQCICKAKDGQVELAXTLLRRLEVENAALRQDMEVAKLRATESAASYQEVLRXGKKTLMKVQSWEKQKMLXQEETHSEKRKVKPTNTEFEQARDLQSNXEGRWKLEERAKDELLVLAASLRKEREQIEDSVKVKEDTIKLKAENNLIKYKDDIQKLEKEISVLRLKTDSSRIAALKRGIDGSYASRLTDTRNSTDHKESWSPNVSESMKDLYEYSGMGGVKRERECVMCLSEEMSVVFLPCAHQVVCTTCNELHEKQGMKDCPSCRSPIQRRIPVRYARS from the exons ATGGCATCAATGGTCGCTAAGCCAAGTTGTCCCAGTACTATCAATCACGGGCCTTCTTCGATGACTGTCCAGGAAAAAGGGAGTAGGAATAAGAGGAAATACAGAGCAGATCCACCTTTAGGTGATCTTAATAAGATTATCTCTTCGTCTCAAGATGAATGTCCGAGTTATGAGTTTTCAGCTGAGAAATTTGAGATTAGTTCAAGTGTGGGGCAAACCACTGGGTGTGACCTTTGTAGTATTAGTCAAGAATTTTCTGCTGGATTGAAACTCGATCTCGGATTGTCCAATGGAGGCTCTTCCGAAGTTGGGATAAACTGGCCAAGGGGGGAATTAGAAGTCGATGAGTATCAAGATGCTGATTGGAGTGACCTTATAGAAGCTCAGCTCGAAGAACTAGTTTTAAACAATTTGGACACAATATTCAAGAGTGCAATCAAGAAAATTGTTGCTTCTGGGTACACTGAAGAGGTTGCTATAAAAGCTGTCTCAAGGTCTGGCATCTGTTTTGGTTGTAAAGATACTGTCTCAAATATAGTGGATAACACCTTAGCTTTCCTTAGAAGTGGCCAAGAAATTGATCATTCAAGAGAGCACTATTTTGAAGATTTACAGCAactagaaaaatatattttagctGAATTAGTCTGTGTTCTACGTGAGGTTAGGCCTTTCTTCAGCACTGGCGATGCAATGTGGTGCTTATTGATTTCTGACATGAATGTATCTCTTGCGTGTGCAATGGATAGCGACCCATGTAATGCACTTGTCTGTGATGGGACTTCGAATGAGAGCTCGTCTAACTCTATACCACAGTTAAAAGAAGATGTCAAAAGCTCCGAGATGAATCTTCCTAAGCCCGTGAAGCCAATTTCTCCAATCAGCTGTGCTCATGGTTCTCAATCTGATGGATCAGCCACTCTAGGAGTTCCTAGTATTACAAAACTGAAGGACCCATTATTTTCAAGTGGACCATTTTCAGAGAAAGAAGTGCAAAATTCCACCTCTGATATTGTTGAGGAATCATTTAGTGTGGCTGGAAACTCTCAAGCTTCTGTATCCGAAGAAAAAATTGGAAGCAGTAGAAAGGTTCAGTCTAATGTAACTAAGAGAGAATACATGCTACGACAAAAGTCACTTCATGTGGATAAAAACTTTCGAACATATGGACCTAAGGGCTCATCAAGAGCTGGAAAGCTGGCTGGTTTGGGGGGTTTAATGCTAGATAAGAAACTAAAGTCTGTTTCAGCTTCCACTGCAGTAAACTTTAAGAATGCTTCACTGAAAATAAGCAAGGCTATGGGAATTGATGTGGCCCAAGACAATGGGAACCATAATCTTTCCACCCTCGACATTCCTTCTTCCTCTCTATCATTTAACTTGGAAAATATTAACACCATTTCTCCTTTTTCTAAGACCAATGTATCATCTTCAATGCCCGCACCTAGTTCACCACCTGCATTACCTGCAACTAATACTTCATCTGTGCTACCAACAACTGATATtgatctttctctttctttgcCTGCTAAAAGTAATCAACCTTC TTCTATCAACTGCAATGCTGAGTCTTCTACTAGTAGTTGTGGAGAAACCATGAAAGTCCTTGGAC GGTTTCCTAGAGATAAGAAGGACGAGATGGTTTTGAATTCTAGTGCCAAGAGTTCGGGAATTACAAAATCAGCTCACGAGTGGACAGAGT CAAATCATAAGGTCATGCAGGCTGCAAGGAGGCTAAGTAAGGACAAGGCTGAACTCAAGACTTTGAAGC GAAAAGAGGAAGTTGAACGGCTGAAAAAGGAGAAGCAGACTCTGGAGGAAAATACAATGAAGAAACTTTCTGAGATGGAACAATGCATTTGCAAGGCTAAGGATGGGCAGGTTGAACTAG ACACTCTGCTTCGGAGGCTTGAAGTGGAGAATGCTGCACTACGACAGGATATGGAGGTTGCAAAATTACGTGCCACGGAATCAGCTGCTAGCTATCAAGAAGTtctaag gggaaaaaaaacactGATGAAAGTTCAATCATGGGAGAAGCAGAAAATGTT TCAAGAAGAAACACACAGCGAAAAACGAAAAGTGAAACCAACTAATACAGAATTTGAGCAGGCCAGAGATCTCCAGAGCAATTGAG AA GGTAGATGGAAGTTAGAAGAGAGAGCAAAAGACGAGCTGCTCGTGCTGGCTGCTTCATTGAGAAAGGAGAGAGAACAAATCGAAGATTCAGTAAAAGTAAAAGAGGATACAATTAAATTGAAAGCAGAAAACAATCTTATAAAATACAAAGACGATATCCAAAAGCTTGAAAAAGAAATCTCTGTGTTGAGACTTAAGACCGATTCTTCAAGAATTGCAGCTCTTAAGAGAGGCATAGATGGAAGTTATGCCAGTAGGCTTACAGATACCAGAAATAGCACCGATCACAAAGAGTCATGGTCCCCGAATGTCTCGGAATCGATGAAGGATCTTTACGAGTACTCTGGGATGGGGGGCGTGAAGCGGGAACGAGAGTGTGTGATGTGCCTTTCAGAGGAGATGTCAGTGGTTTTTCTTCCCTGCGCCCATCAAGTGGTGTGCACAACCTGCAATGAACTACATGAAAAACAGGGTATGAAAGATTGTCCATCTTGTAGGAGCCCGATACAGCGGCGTATTCCAGTCCGTTATGCTCGCTCGTAA
- the LOC120086353 gene encoding uncharacterized protein LOC120086353: MSFSNLAKVSFKLLHHFVMCGEEDKIEEEWRTSPLSLCPRRCHVSQSCDYDVPSVQQYGKGPTGVTIFPIGDLSPEISIPIDGTTLNKSLNYVQFPSPKFVKNEERVALLICVPRQWKKCGQKGHSFSGPHGEGTLGNSHVSCLDK; the protein is encoded by the exons atgagtttcagCAATTTGGCTAAAGTGAGTTTTAAATTATTGCATCACTTTGTTATGTGTGGAGAGGAAGATAAGATAGAGGAGGAGTGGAGGACTAGTCCTCTATCCTTGTGTCCAAGACGATGCCACGTGTCGCAATCCTGTGACTACGATGTTCCTTCCGTCCAACAGTATGGGAAAGGTCCCACCGGCGTCACAATTTTCCCCATAGGTGACCTCTCACCAGAAATATCAATACCAATTGACGGAACTACCCTCAACAAATCATTGAATTACGTCCAATTCCCGAGTCCCAAATTTGTGAAGAACGAAGAAAGAGTAGCATTATTGATATGTGTGCCACGCCAATGGAAGAAGTGTGGTCAAAAGG GTCACTCTTTCTCTGGTCCACATGGAGAGGGCACTTTGGGAAATTCACATGTCAGTTGTTTGGACAAATAA
- the LOC120086340 gene encoding pyruvate, phosphate dikinase, chloroplastic produces the protein MSSLMHGSLLQTIADCDQGLLRRGKYHLGHTYLLKEKHSSLRTNRGGRSKGICCQDLHISSPKPERHEPPSRHGSRADAVLSPVIPTTKKRVFTFGKGRSEGNKSMKSLLGGKGANLAEMASIGLSVPPGLTISTEACQEYQQNGNRLPDGLWEEILEGLESIEKDMGAVLGDPSKPLLLSVRSGAAISMPGMMDTVLNLGLNDEVVAGLAAKSGERFAYDSYRRFLDMFGNVVMGISHSLFEEKLENLKIAKGKALDTELTASDLKELVEQYKDAYVEATGETFPSDPKQQLQLAVKAVFNSWDSPRANKYRSINQITGLKGTAVNIQSMVFGNMGQTSGTGVLFTRNPSTGEKKLYGEFLINAQGEDVVAGIRTPEDLNTMNNCMPEAYKELVENCEILERHYKDMMDIEFTVQENRLWMLQCRSGKRTGKGAVKIAVDLVNEGLVDTRTAIRMVEPQHLDQLLHPQFEDPSAYKDQVVATGLPASPGAAVGQIVFSADDAEAWHAQGKSVILVRAETSPEDVGGMHAATGILTARGGMTSHAAVVARGWGKCCVSGCSDIRVNDSEKVLVIGDLLINEGDWISLNGSTGEVILGKQPLSPPALSGDLEIFMSWADQIRHLKVMANADTPEDALTARNNGAQGIGLCRTEHMFFASDERIRAVRKMIMAVTVEQRKVALDLLLPYQRSDFEGIFRAMDGLPVTIRLLDPPLHEFLPEGDLEEIVKGLTAETGMSEDEVFSRIEKLSEVNPMLGFRGCRLGISYPELTEMQARAIFQAAISMSNQGIKVLPEIMVPLVGTPQELRNQVSLIRRVAEKVFSEMGSSLHYKVGTMIEIPRAALVADEIAKEADFFSFGTNDLTQMTFGYSRDDVAKFLPIYISKGILQNDPFEVLDQKGVGQLIKLATEKGRAARPSLKVGICGEHGGEPSSVAFFAEAGLDYVSCSPFRVPVARLAAAQVAV, from the exons ATGTCCTCTTTAATGCATGGATCACTGCTGCAGACCATAGCAGATTGTGATCAAGGATTGTTGAGGAGGGGAAAGTACCATTTGGGTCATACCTATCTTCTCAAAGAAAAACATTCATCTTTGAGGACAAATAGGGGTGGCAGAAGTAAAGGTATTTGCTGCCAAGACTTGCATATCAGTAGCCCAAAGCCAGAGAGACATGAGCCTCCCAGTCGTCACGGTTCGAGAGCCGACGCGGTCCTTAGCCCTGTAATACCTACTACCAAAAAG AGAGTATTCACTTTTGGAAAAGGAAGGAGTGAGGGTAACAAGAGCATGAAGTCCTTG TTGGGAGGGAAGGGAGCAAACCTTGCAGAGATGGCGAGCATTGGGTTGTCCGTTCCGCCTGGACTCACCATCTCAACTGAAGCATGCCAAGAGTACCAGCAAAATGGAAATAGATTACCAGATGGCTTGTGGGAAGAGATTCTGGAAGGCTTGGAAAGTATTGAAAAGGACATGGGAGCAGTTCTTGGAGATCCTTCAAAGCCTCTCCTTCTCTCGGTTCGGTCTGGTGCTGCT ATCTCAATGCCTGGAATGATGGATACTGTCCTTAACCTTGGATTAAATGACGAAGTAGTTGCTGGATTGGCTGCCAAAAGTGGAGAGCGCTTTGCTTACGACTCTTATAGGCGCTTTCTAGACATGTTTGGAAATGTT GTGATGGGCATTTCACATTCTTTATTTGAGGAGAAGTTGGAAAACTTGAAAATTGCAAAAGGAAAGGCACTTGATACTGAACTAACTGCCTCTGATCTTAAGGAGCTTGTGGAACAGTACAAGGATGCTTATGTCGAAGCTACGGGCGAAACATTTCCTTCAG ACCCAAAACAACAGTTGCAGTTAGCTGTCAAAGCAGTTTTCAACTCTTGGGATAGTCCAAGGGCCAACAAATATCGAAGCATCAATCAAATCACCGGGTTGAAGGGAACTGCTGTGAACATTCAATCCATGGTGTTTGGAAACATGGGACAAACTTCTGGGACAGGAGTATTGTTCACTAGAAATCCAAGTACTGGTGAAAAGAAGCTGTATGGAGAGTTTCTCATCAATGCTCAG GGTGAGGATGTAGTTGCCGGGATAAGGACCCCTGAAGACTTGAACACCATGAATAATTGCATGCCTGAAGCTTACAAAGAGCTGGTTGAGAATTGTGAAATTTTAGAGAGACATTACAAAGACATGATG gATATTGAGTTCACAGTCCAAGAAAATAGGCTATGGATGTTGCAATGTCGTTCTGGAAAACGCACGGGTAAAGGTGCTGTGAAGATAGCTGTGGATTTGGTGAATGAAGGACTTGTTGACACTCGTACTGCGATTAGGATGGTTGAGCCACAACATCTCGACCAACTTCTTCATCCTCAG TTTGAAGATCCCTCTGCTTACAAGGACCAAGTAGTTGCAACAGGCTTGCCTGCATCTCCTGGTGCGGCAGTGGGGCAGATAGTATTCAGTGCTGACGATGCTGAAGCCTGGCATGCTCAGGGAAAGAGTGTCATCTTG GTAAGGGCGGAGACCAGCCCAGAGGATGTTGGTGGTATGCATGCAGCTACAGGAATTTTGACAGCTAGAGGTGGAATGACTTCTCATGCTGCTGTCGTCGCTCGTGGATGGGGGAAATGCTGTGTTTCTGGTTGCTCAGATATCAGAGTAAATGACTCTGAAAAG GTTCTTGTCATTGGAGATTTGTTAATCAATGAAGGTGACTGGATATCCCTCAATGGCTCTACAGGTGAAGTGATATTGGGAAAGCAGCCACTCTCTCCCCCAGCTTTAAGTGGGGATCTGGAGATCTTTATGTCTTGGGCTGATCAAATAAGACATCTTAAG GTTATGGCCAATGCTGACACTCCTGAAGATGCTCTTACAGCTCGTAACAATGGCGCCCAAGGAATCGGCTTGTGCAGGACAGAGCATATG TTCTTTGCATCGGATGAGAGGATCAGAGCTGTAAGGAAGATGATAATGGCAGTTACAGTTGAACAAAGAAAGGTGGCTTTGGACTTGTTACTACCTTATCAAAGATCCGATTTTGAGGGAATTTTTCGAGCAATGGATG GTCTTCCAGTGACTATTAGACTGTTGGACCCTCCACTCCATGAATTTCTTCCAGAAGGTGACCTGGAAGAGATTGTCAAAGGACTAACTGCAGAGACTGGAATGAGTGAAGATGAAGTGTTCTCTAGAATTGAGAAGCTCTCAGAAGTTAACCCAATGCTCGGTTTTCGCGGTTGCAG GCTCGGAATTTCGTACCCGGAGCTGACGGAAATGCAAGCTCGTGCTATCTTCCAGGCTGCTATCTCAATGAGCAATCAAGGAATTAAAGTTTTGCCTGAGATAATGGTTCCATTGGTTGGAACACCACAA GAACTTAGAAATCAAGTCAGCTTGATTCGCCGTGTTGCTGAGAAGGTGTTCTCAGAGATGGGTTCCTCCTTACATTACAAAGTTGGAACCATGATTGAAATTCCTAGAGCTGCTCTGGTTGCAGATGAG ATTGCTAAGGAAGCAGATTTCTTCTCATTTGGGACCAATGATCTTACACAAATGACTTTTGGATACAGTAGAGATGATGTGGCCAAGTTTCTTCCTATTTACATATCCAAAGGAATTCTGCAAAATGACCCTTTCGAG GTGCTTGACCAGAAAGGAGTTGGGCAACTGATCAAGCTGGCTACAGAAAAAGGGAGGGCAGCTAGGCCAAGTTTGAAG GTTGGAATTTGTGGAGAACATGGAGGAGAGCCTTCATCTGTTGCATTCTTTGCCGAGGCTGGACTTGACTATGTTTCCTGTTCTCCTTTCAG AGTTCCAGTTGCTAGATTGGCTGCAGCCCAAGTTGCTGTTTAA
- the LOC120069630 gene encoding putative TrmH family tRNA/rRNA methyltransferase, with amino-acid sequence MGIESYVLVHNIAKRHNVGTLARSATAFGVSELLLVGRRDFNAFGSHGSTSHLRFRHFHSLLDAQSFLKEKDCDICGVEITDNAVAVNQHPFKRSTAFLLGNEGTGLSAKECAICDFFIYIPQYGVGTASLNVTVAASIVLHHFGVWAGFPERCRDGNKFIVAERPIKQAKRNYCPETEESIIEERKSRRENASKGFFDEGVIDDSTSNLLDTLFIDQ; translated from the exons ATGGGGATCGAAAGCTACGTTCTGGTGCATAACATAGCCAAAAGGCACAATGTTGGCACTTTGGCCCGAAGCGCCACTGCCTTCGGCGTCTCGGAACTCCTCCTCGTCGGCCGTCGGGACTTCAACGCCTTTGGTAGCCATGGTTCCACTTCTCACCTCCGCTTCCGCCATTTTCATTCCCTTCTCGACGCCCAAAGTTTCCTCAAG GAGAAGGATTGCGATATTTGTGGGGTGGAGATCACTGACAACGCCGTGGCTGTCAATCAGCATCCTTTCAAGAGGAGCACCGCTTTTCTTCTTGGAAATGAG GGAACAGGACTTTCTGCTAAAGAGTGTGCAATCTGCGACTTCTTCATTTACATCCCACAATATGGTGTTGGCACTGCTTCTTTGAATGTAACTGTAGCTGCTTCCATTGTCCTACATCATTTTGGTG TTTGGGCTGGATTTCCCGAAAGATGTCGCGACGGTAACAAGTTTATAGTGGCTGAAAGACCAATTAAACAGGCCAAGCGGAATTATTGCCCTGAAACAGAAGAATCTATTATTGAAGAGCGAAAATCCAGGAGGGAGAATGCTTCTAAAGGCTTCTTTGATGAGGGAGTGATTGATGATTCAACATCCAACCTTCTTGATACATTGTTTATTGACCAATGA